From the Gemmatimonadota bacterium genome, the window GCAGGCCGGCGACGTCGTCGACCATTATCACGGCGCTCGCGTGCCGGACCCCTACCGCTGGCTCGAGGACACGAACTCGCCCCAGACCGGGGCCTGGGTCACGGCGCAGAACGAGGTCACGTTCCGCTATCTGGAAGCCTTGCCCGCTCGCGCGCCCCTGCAGGCGCGCCTCACCCGGTTGTGGAATTACCCCAAGTACGGCACCCCATTCCGCGAGGGCGGGCTCTACTTCT encodes:
- a CDS encoding S9 family peptidase, coding for MLLNRLRPIWHRCFCSLTLVIGLATAAAAQAPTLVYPTTQAGDVVDHYHGARVPDPYRWLEDTNSPQTGAWVTAQNEVTFRYLEALPARAPLQARLTRLWNYPKYGTPFREGGLYFFSKYDGLQNQSVLYVQPSLVAEPSVLLDPNTLAADGTVA